One genomic window of Mercenaria mercenaria strain notata chromosome 2, MADL_Memer_1, whole genome shotgun sequence includes the following:
- the LOC123562919 gene encoding ankyrin repeat and SOCS box protein 8-like, protein MELLDPNVSPEYALQCIKWCAENGETCALEEHLRSHKDNLKDELVPVLCNAFTKGHDRVIKIMLSALDQEIRATYSKDEKSLFQKLLCRAVETGDSDIVKDLINKGANVNGYFYGKPILHVAACYGYSDVVVELVKAGGDINSVDKRGDGIIHSILTSQLNKKDAMVRRIITLGANPLAKSSSGKLPIHLAAKNAPGVLAEIVKDGHDVSILDDVNNETPLHVACGAVCRETILILIQSGCRFNIESKDGQTPLAKLLRFTNNVHDFHTKTRLQLAHELISIGFRMNQRIKVPSTTYNKGRDKCYDRYVSLRKSLKALPSLQSLARLTIRESLTLKTGYQKEINKLDIPVNLKSFIMFHDLKL, encoded by the exons ATGGAGCTATTAGATCCAAACGTTTCACCGGAGTACGCACTGCAGTGTATCAAATGGTGTGCAGAAAATGGCGAAACCTGTGCTTTAGAAGAACATCTCAGATCCCATAAAGACAACCTAAAAGATGAACTCGTTCCTGTGTTATGTAACGCTTTTACAAAAGGTCACGATCGAGTCATTAAGATAATGCTTTCTGCGTTGGACCAGGAAATCAGAGCAACATATAGCAAAGATGAAAAGTCTTTGTTTCAAAAGTTGCTTTGTCGCGCCGTTGAGACAGGCGACAGTGATATTGTTAAAGATTTAATTAATAAAGGTGCTAACGTTAACGGCTACTTTTATGGAAAGCCTATACTACATGTAGCTGCCTGTTATGGATACTCGGATGTTGTTGTAGAGTTGGTGAAAGCTGGTGGAGATATAAACAGCGTCGACAAAAGAGGAGATGGTATTATTCACTCCATATTGACCTCTCAGCTGAACAAAAAG GACGCTATGGTAAGACGGATAATAACTCTAGGTGCAAACCCTCTAGCCAAATCTTCCTCGGGAAAATTGCCGATTCATCTTGCTGCCAAGAACGCTCCAGGTGTTCTTGCTGAAATCGTTAAAGATGGACATGATGTCAGCATCCTCGATGACGTTAACAATGAAACGCCTTTGCATGTTGCATGTGGAGCCGTCTGTCGAGAAACTATTTTGATACTTATTCAGTCTGGATGTCGCTTCAACATAGAAAGTAAGGATGGGCAAACACCTTTGGCAAAGTTGCTACGGTTTACAAACAATGTACATGATTTTCACACCAAAACACGCCTCCAACTTGCACATGAGCTGATTTCCATTGGATTTCGAATGAATCAGAGAATTAAAGTACCGTCTACCACTTACAATAAAGGACGGGACAAGTGTTACGATAGATATGTCTCACTCAGAAAGTCCCTGAAAGCACTCCCAAGCTTACAGAGTCTTGCTCGGCTGACAATTAGAGAATCACTTACGTTGAAAACAGGTtaccaaaaagaaataaataagctAGATATCCCTGTAAATCTCAAATCGTTTATAATGTTTCACGATCTGAAACTCTAG
- the LOC123564673 gene encoding serine/threonine-protein phosphatase 6 regulatory ankyrin repeat subunit B-like, translated as MELLDSDASPDYALQCIKWCAEHDETCALEEHLRLHKHKLKDELIPLLFESFSKRHTEVTKIILASLDQEIKTIKSENGKTWIDKLLLSAVEIGDTEIVKYLINKGASVNGNFYGKPVLHIGACYGHSDIVSELVNAGSDIHITDRCGEGIIHSILTSQLTSKGPLVRRVISLGANPLVKSSSGKFPIHLAAKNAPDVLAELLENGGDVHALDNVNKETPLHIACGAACRETILTLIQYGSRFNIENNHGQTPLAKLLRFTNSDHDFHTKTRLNIAKVLISIGFRINCHKTSSIFNKGRDKSCDRYISLKMSLQAPPPLQSLARATVRESLTSGSGLQKEVTKLDIPVNLKSYIMLKDLKL; from the exons ATGGAGCTGTTAGATTCGGACGCTTCCCCTGACTACGCACTACAATGTATTAAATGGTGCGCTGAACATGACGAAACTTGTGCTTTGGAAGAACACCTCAGACTTCATAAGCATAAATTAAAAGATGAACTCATTCCATTGTTATTTGAATCTTTCTCAAAACGACACACAGAAGTTACCAAAATTATTCTTGCCTCACTAGATCAAGAAATCAAgacaataaaaagtgaaaatgGAAAGACTTGGATCGACAAATTGCTTCTAAGTGCTGTTGAGATTGGAGATACTGAGATTGTGAAATACTTGATTAATAAAGGTGCAAGTGTTAATGGCAATTTTTATGGGAAACCTGTATTACACATAGGTGCCTGTTATGGTCACTCGGATATTGTCTCGGAGTTAGTGAATGCAGGAAGCGATATACACATAACAGACAGATGTGGTGAAGGAATAATTCATTCCATATTGACCTCACAGCTGACTAGTAAG gGTCCCCTTGTTCGCCGGGTAATCAGTCTAGGCGCTAATCCTCTAGTCAAGTCATCCTCAGGAAAATTTCCAATTCATCTTGCTGCAAAGAACGCTCCAGACGTTCTAGCTGAGCTTCTTGAAAACGGAGGTGACGTACACGCTCTAGATAACGTCAATAAAGAAACACCTTTGCACATTGCATGTGGTGCCGCCTGCCGCGAAACTATTCTGACACTTATTCAGTATGGAAGCCGCTTCAATATAGAAAATAATCATGGACAAACGCCTTTAGCAAAATTGTTAAGGTTTACAAACAGTGATCATGATTTCCATACTAAAACACGACTAAATATTGCAAAGGTGTTGATTTCTATTGGGTTCCGAATCAACTGTCATAAGACTTCTAGTATTTTTAATAAAGGACGAGACAAATCTTGTGATAGGTATATTTCGCTTAAGATGTCTCTTCAGGCACCGCCACCTCTGCAAAGTCTGGCACGAGCAACAGTCAGAGAATCATTAACATCGGGTTCAGGTTTACAGAAAGAAGTAACTAAACTGGATATCCCTGTGAATCTAAAATCATATATAATGCTTAAGGATTTGAAACTGTAG